The following is a genomic window from Vitis vinifera cultivar Pinot Noir 40024 chromosome 6, ASM3070453v1.
AGAGCAACGCTATTCACTTCGAAAATACTCTGTTTGGCTTCTATAAATGCACATGGTGGTTAAATATCTATGATTTCgaataaaattttatagctCAATAAGTGTGTCAAAGAAGCAAACCAAAGAGCCTCTTTggtaaaaatctcatttttgtaAAAGGAAATGAGCAGTTGTTGAAGTTTCATAACATGGAATATAGTTTCCATTCAACAATGGAGAACATTTTTTGACAAAACTTTTACCTTTAGGTAGGTTGTTTTAAGGAGGCTCTGGATCTCTTCCATGAGATGCTGCAAACAGGTCCCCCACCAAATGAATTTACCTTGGCAAGTGCCCTTGCGGCCTGTGCTAATTTAGTGGCATTGGATCAAGGAAGGTGGATACATGTTTACATTGACAAGAGTGAGATCAAGATGAATGAGCGATTGCTTGCTAGTCTCCTAGACATGTATGCAAAGTGTGGAGAGATTGACTTTGCTGCAAAAGTTTTCCATGATGAATATGGTCTGAAACTCAAGGTTTGGCCTTGGAATGCCATGATTGGTGGATATGCTATGCATGGGAAATCCAAAGAAGCAATTGATCTTTTTGAACAAATGAAGGTTGAGAAGGTTTCTCCTAACAAAGTCACATTTGTTGCATTATTGAATGCTTGCAGCCATGGAAAATTGGTTGAGGAGGGAAGAGGTTACTTTAAATCGATGGCAAGTTCTTATGGGATTGAGCCAGAAATAGAGCATTACGGGTGTATGGTGGATCTACTTGGGCGTTCTGGGCTCTTGAAAGAGGCAGAGGAGACTGTATTCAATATGCCAATGGCTCCTGATGCTACTATATGGGGGGCACTACTCGGTGCTTGTAGGATTCACAAAGATATCGAGAGGGGACAAAGAATAGGAAAAATCAttaaagaattggattctgACCATATTGGTTGTCATGTTCTACTGGCTAATTTGTATTCTGCATCTGGGCAATGGGATGAAGCAAAGGCTGTGAGACAGAAAATTGAAGTTAGTGGTAGAAAGAAAACCCCAGGTTGTAGCTCCATTGAGTTGAATGGAGTGTTCCATCAGTTCCTCGTTGGAGATCGGTCTCACCCCCAAACTAAGCAGCTCTATTTGTTCTTGGATGAGATGACTACTAAGTTAAAGAATGCTGGTTATGTTCCTGAATTTGGAGAGGTGTTGCTTGACATTGATGATGAGGAAGATAAGGAGACGGCACTATCAAAGCACAGTGAGAAGTTAGCTATTGCTTTTGGGTTGATCAATACACCACCTGGAACCGCAATACGCATAGTGAAGAACTTGAGAGTCTGTGCAGACTGCCATGAAGCAACAAAGTTCATCTCCAAGGTCTATAAACGGGAAATAATTGTCAGAGACAGGATTAGGTATCACCACTTCAAAGATGGATTCTGTTCTTGTAAAGATTACTGGTGAAGACATACAAAAGGATGTCAGTGCTCCTCCATACATAACCTGGGAAAGTTTGGTTGAGGACACGACAAGCTAAAAAACACATGTGGTTGCAGAGATGGCTATCTGTTGAGACTGTTTTTGCATTGGCTCTCACTTAAGGAGTTGAATTCAAGTTGGTCATCAGTGAAGC
Proteins encoded in this region:
- the LOC100260415 gene encoding pentatricopeptide repeat-containing protein At5g66520 isoform X2, giving the protein MDYYNCRLCSGCFKEALDLFHEMLQTGPPPNEFTLASALAACANLVALDQGRWIHVYIDKSEIKMNERLLASLLDMYAKCGEIDFAAKVFHDEYGLKLKVWPWNAMIGGYAMHGKSKEAIDLFEQMKVEKVSPNKVTFVALLNACSHGKLVEEGRGYFKSMASSYGIEPEIEHYGCMVDLLGRSGLLKEAEETVFNMPMAPDATIWGALLGACRIHKDIERGQRIGKIIKELDSDHIGCHVLLANLYSASGQWDEAKAVRQKIEVSGRKKTPGCSSIELNGVFHQFLVGDRSHPQTKQLYLFLDEMTTKLKNAGYVPEFGEVLLDIDDEEDKETALSKHSEKLAIAFGLINTPPGTAIRIVKNLRVCADCHEATKFISKVYKREIIVRDRIRYHHFKDGFCSCKDYW
- the LOC100260415 gene encoding pentatricopeptide repeat-containing protein At5g66520 isoform X1 translates to MKRCYSTFKKPLNSNQLQLFSLESCKSMNQIKQTHAHLITTGLILHPITANKLLKVLIASSFGSLSYAHQLFDQIPKPDVFIYNTMIKAHAVIPTSSHNSMRIFLSMVRVSGFLPNRYTFVFVFKACGNGLGVLEGEQIRVHAIKIGLESNLFVTNAMIRMYANWGLVDEARRVFDWSLDQDLYSWNIMIGGYVGSGEIGRAKEMFDEMSERDVVSWTTIIAGYVQVGCFKEALDLFHEMLQTGPPPNEFTLASALAACANLVALDQGRWIHVYIDKSEIKMNERLLASLLDMYAKCGEIDFAAKVFHDEYGLKLKVWPWNAMIGGYAMHGKSKEAIDLFEQMKVEKVSPNKVTFVALLNACSHGKLVEEGRGYFKSMASSYGIEPEIEHYGCMVDLLGRSGLLKEAEETVFNMPMAPDATIWGALLGACRIHKDIERGQRIGKIIKELDSDHIGCHVLLANLYSASGQWDEAKAVRQKIEVSGRKKTPGCSSIELNGVFHQFLVGDRSHPQTKQLYLFLDEMTTKLKNAGYVPEFGEVLLDIDDEEDKETALSKHSEKLAIAFGLINTPPGTAIRIVKNLRVCADCHEATKFISKVYKREIIVRDRIRYHHFKDGFCSCKDYW